A single window of Eucalyptus grandis isolate ANBG69807.140 chromosome 1, ASM1654582v1, whole genome shotgun sequence DNA harbors:
- the LOC104443202 gene encoding membrin-11-like: MAAAAAFEVAGGGGGTLSDLYQSAKRALLRTRDGMERLERLECSSSSSSSSGGGGGGGLESQELSSSIKRDIAQIQSLCVEMERLWRSIAAKSQRDLWKRKVEQVAEETESLKESLDKHFLRNQKRMMEAKERAELLGRANGDSAHVLRIFDDEAQAMQSARNSARMLEESYATGVAILSKYSDQRDRLKKAQRKALDVLNTVGLSNSVLKLIEKRHRGDRWIKYAGMILTIVILFAFWRWTR, from the exons atggcggccgcggcggcgttCGAGGTCgcgggcggcggaggaggcACGCTGTCGGATCTGTACCAGAGCGCGAAGCGAGCGCTGCTGAGGACCAGGGATGGGATGGAGCGGCTGGAGCGGCTCGagtgctcctcctcctcctcctcctcctccggcggcggcggcggcggagggctCGAGTCGCAAGAGCTCTCGAGCTCCATCAAGAGGGACATCGCTCAGATCCAATCCCTGTGCGTGGAGATGGAACGCCTCTGGCGCTCCATCGCCGCCAAGTCCCAGCGCGATCTCTGGAAGAG AAAGGTGGAACAGGTAGCTGAGGAGACTGAATCATTGAAGGAGAGTTTGGATAAGCACTTCCTGAGGAACCAGAAAAGAATGATGGAAGCAAAAGAGAGAGCAGAGTTGCTCGGAAGAGCT AATGGAGACTCTGCACATGTTCTGAGAATTTTCGATGACGAAGCTCAAGCGATGCAGTCTGCCCGTAATTCAGCCCGGATGCTTGAAGAATCCTATGCAACTGGAGTAGCTATCCTCTCCAAATATTCTGACCAACGTGACCGCTTAAAG AAAGCTCAAAGGAAAGCTCTGGATGTTCTTAACACTGTTGGACTCTCCAACTCCGTGTTGAAGCTAATTGAGAAGCGACACCGTGGTGATAGATGGATCAAATATGCAGGCATGATTTTGACCATTGTCATACTGTTTGCATTCTGGAGGTGGACGAGATGA
- the LOC104443227 gene encoding plant cysteine oxidase 1, which yields MRIGARLMDQGMNGTSVGHVNHSKVGYINGIVKKKRCNRRIRRHRALPFRMALQDLFHACQDVFKGPGTVPTPEDVQRLCHILDHMRPEDVGLSQDLQFFKPKSKTKGTPRVTSTTIYQCDNFELCMFFLPSAGVIPLHNHPGMTVFSKLLLGSMHIKSYDWVEPQQVSNGSTMSSKLRLGQVKADGVFTAPCNSSVLYPTTGGNIHAFTAITPCAILDVIGPPYSQEDGRDCLYYKDTPYTTNATLNGDTIQPKEDGERYGWLEEIDMPANAQMDQIEYLGPQVIENRGR from the exons ATGAGGATTGGAGCGAGGTTGATGGATCAGGGAATGAACGGGACGTCGGTTGGGCACGTGAATCACAGCAAGGTCGGATACATCAACGGGATTGTCAAGAAGAAGAGGTGCAACAGGAGGATCCGGCGGCACCGAGCCCTGCCGTTCCGGATGGCCCTGCAGGATCTGTTCCACGCTTGCCAGGATGTCTTCAAAGGCCCCGGCACGGTCCCTACCCCGGAAGACGTCCAAAGACTCTGCCACATTCTCG ATCATATGAGACCAGAGGATGTTGGATTGAGTCaggatcttcaatttttcaagcCTAAAAGCAAAACCAAAGGGACGCCCAGAGTCACCTCCACCACCATATACCAATGTGATAATTTCGAG TTGTGTATGTTCTTCCTTCCTTCAGCCGGTGTCATCCCCCTCCACAACCACCCAGGAATGACcgtttttagcaaacttttgcTAGGGTCGATGCACATCAAATCATACGATTGGGTTGAACCCCAGCAAGTATCAAATGGCTCGACAATGTCCTCGAAAC TTAGATTGGGACAAGTGAAAGCCGACGGTGTCTTCACAGCGCCATGCAACTCTTCTGTTCTTTATCCAACGACAGGAGGCAATATCCATGCATTCACAGCGATAACACCATGCGCAATACTTGATGTCATTGGACCTCCTTATTCCCAAGAAGATGGCCGTGACTGCTTATACTATAAGGATACTCCGTATACTACCAATGCTACTTTAA ATGGGGACACGATTCAACCTAAGGAGGATGGTGAGAGGTACGGCTGGTTAGAAGAAATCGACATGCCGGCGAACGCACAGATGGATCAAATCGAGTACCTGGGTCCGCAGGTTATCGAGAACCGCGGTCGCTAG
- the LOC104443235 gene encoding LOW QUALITY PROTEIN: histone-lysine N-methyltransferase SUVR3 (The sequence of the model RefSeq protein was modified relative to this genomic sequence to represent the inferred CDS: inserted 1 base in 1 codon), whose product MASCKRRQQAGDEAEPAADGPFSRCAELIXPWLTPRELAAVALTSASLRRASRSVTLRRASDAARGLEPLPVPFLNAVESLPYAYFLYTPSSLVLSPPDDALLRQPWGSNRTPARLAAFPSREAVDVVGGVVLGCDCDRCEGRDCACWGGVVSECGPGCGCGPECGNRTSQRGVEVRLKIVRDEKKGWCLFADQAIEKGRFVCEYAGEFLTTKEARVRQKEYDELALSRGFSSAILVVREHLPSGKACLRINIDATKVGNVGRFINHSCDGGNLSTVLVRSTGALLPRLCFFASKDIREGEELSFSYGEIRLRSNGLQCYCGASNCFGILPSELT is encoded by the exons ATGGCGTCCTGCAAGCGTCGTCAGCAAGCCGGGGACGAAGCCGAACCCGCCGCCGACGGTCCATTCTCGCGGTGCGCGGAGCTGA CTCCCTGGCTGACCCCGCGAGAGCTCGCCGCCGTCGCCCTGACCTCCGCCTCCCTCCGCCGCGCCTCCCGATCCGTCACCCTCCGCCGCGCCTCCGACGCCGCCCGCGGCCTCGAGCCCCTCCCCGTCCCCTTCCTCAACGCCGTCGAGTCCCTTCCTTACGCCTACTTCCTCTACACCCCCTCCTCCCTGGTCCTCTCCCCGCCCGACGACGCCCTCCTTCGCCAGCCGTGGGGCTCGAACCGGACGCCCGCTCGACTGGCCGCGTTTCCCAGCCGCGAGGCGGTGGACGTGGTGGGCGGCGTGGTGCTGGGGTGCGATTGCGACAGATGCGAGGGGCGTGACTGCGCTTGctggg gaggggtggTGAGCGAGTGCGGGCCGGGTTGCGGGTGCGGGCCGGAGTGCGGGAACCGGACGAGCCAGAGAGGTGTGGAGGTGAGGTTGAAGATCGTGAGGGACGAGAAGAAAGGATGGTGCTTGTTCGCCGATCAGGCGATCGAGAAGGGGCGATTCGTATGCGAGTATGCAG GCGAATTCTTGACAACAAAAGAGGCAAGGGTGCGACAAAAAGAATATGATGAACTTGCACTGAGCCGAGGGTTCTCATCTGCTATTCTGGTGGTGAGGGAGCATCTTCCCTCTGGAAAGGCCTGCTTGAGGATAAACATCGACGCCACGAAAGTGGGAAATGTGGGGAGATTCATTAATCATTCTTGTGATGGCGGTAACTTGTCCACGGTATTAGTGAGGAGCACAGGTGCTCTGCTTCCTCGCCTCTGCTTCTTTGCTTCAAAAGACATACGTGAAGGTGAAGAGTTGAGTTTTAGTTATGGAGAGATCAGGCTCAGGTCCAATGGCTTACAGTGCTATTGTGGGGCCTCTAATTGTTTCGGAATACTTCCTTCAGAACTTACttaa
- the LOC104443246 gene encoding uncharacterized protein LOC104443246 gives MGSPLLISPLLLAVSLSSLLLARPSPIPDSPGFKRVNLEQPSIDFTPSTLSGLPSGHGTKEIVTCERVEVIGLSRLRLGSYSSALRVTLLPSESIPERLHGKIQVCFHRNSSLTSCECEKDEWKSIQKGMWSSVISPYEHRYVDVKIIGEAPIPIRVSISEEPQQWRLLCLALGFILLLLAPFISSWVPFYYSSSMAIGVLLVIIILLFQGMKLLPTGRKNAFYLTLYGSMLGAGSFLLHQFSMMVNSILLSFGFSEEMHNPVSVFLLVGIVLAGAALGYWIVRKFVISEDGSVDDGVAQFVKWAMRVVAATLIFQSTFDTLLAVGALACCSATCFLVTSIWSEAAYEPYSLNWSPTLYWPRQPSGKFNRAEFLARSPDNFTRERCGIDLTNLLLGWTLHLKVL, from the exons ATGGGTTCGCCTCTCCTCATCTCTCCGCTTCTTCTCGCcgtctccctctcctccttgcTTCTCGCTCGCCCCAGCCCGATCCCGGACTCCCCGGGCTTCAAAC GGGTAAACCTAGAGCAACCATCTATTGATTTCACACCATCAACACTCTCCGGCCTTCCATCAGGCCATGGCACTAAAGAAATCGTAACGTGTGAACGTGTTGAGGTAATTGGTCTATCCCGATTGAGACTTGGAAGTTACTCCAGTGCACTACGTGTTACTTTGCTTCCATCAGAATCAATTCCGGAAAGATTACATGGCAAAATTCAGGTTTGCTTTCACCG GAACTCTTCTCTCACATCGTGTGAATGTGAAAAAGATGAGTGGAAGAGCATTCAAAAAGGCATGTGGAGTTCTGTCATATCACCCTATGAACATAGATATGTTGATGTCAAAATCATCGGTGAAGCTCCTATTCCTATCAGAGTCTCCATTTCTGAAG AGCCTCAACAGTGGCGCCTCCTTTGTCTGGCATTGGGATTTATACTGCTACTGCTGGCCCCATTTATTAGCAGCTGGGTTCCTTTCTACTATAGCAGTTCAATGGCCATAGGAGTTTTGCTTGTCATTATTATCCTTCTTTTTCAG GGGATGAAATTATTACCAACTGGGAGAAAAAATGCCTTCTACCTCACTTTATATGGATCAATG CTTGGAGCTGGATCTTTTCTTCTACATCAGTTCTCAATGATGGTGAATTCAATTCTTCTCAGTTTTGGATTTAGTGAGGAGATGCATAACCCG GTATCTGTATTTTTACTAGTGGGAATTGTTCTAGCTGGAGCTGCTTTAGGCTATTGGATTGTTCGGAAGTTTGTGATTTCAGAGGACGGGAGTGTGGATGATGGGGTTGCCCAATTTGTGAAATGGGCGATGCGTGTTGTTGCTGCTACGTTGATCTTCCAG AGTACTTTTGACACTCTTTTGGCAGTGGGGGCGCTGGCTTGTTGTTCGGCTACCTGCTTTTTGGTGACTTCAATTTGGAGTGAGGCAGC GTATGAGCCGTATTCTTTGAACTGGAGTCCTACACTGTACTGGCCTCGGCAGCCATCTGGAAAGTTCAATCGTGCTGAATTTCTTGCAAGGTCACCAGACAATTTCACCAGAGAAAGATGTGGAATAGACCTAACAAATCTGCTGCTTGGTTGGACTCTCCACTTAAAA GTTCTGTAA